A genome region from Chengkuizengella sp. SCS-71B includes the following:
- a CDS encoding peptidase G2 autoproteolytic cleavage domain-containing protein, with product MDSKNCNREATGGCATALGRNTMASGDNSLAEGRSTISDGENSHSEGRSTIADGNASHAEGEGTQAKGLAAHSEGIDTIASGDASHSEGRNTVAQGNNSHAEGEGTQAIGTASHAEGTSSIAKGLQTHAEGDCTTASGSFSHAEGTQTDAEGEASHSEGRNTEATGDNAHAQNRDTVAQGDNSTSEGLGSVARGLNSHSEGYITQADGENAHSEGQNTKATGLNSHAEGRDTLAQGDNSHAEGEGSIAIGTGAHAEGTDTVASGEQAHAEGRLTVASGDFSHAQNDGTVAAGFASHAEGCNTRAEGIAAHAECNATLAGGDFSHAEGTLTQATGESSYAEGSDTLAEGDESHAEGFFSQAIGQSSHAEGRNTLAQGNNSHSEGDRTEATGNAAHAEGTNTLAQGDNSHAEGSDTRAEGSSSHAEGSNTVAEGLGSHAEGCNTVALGDCSHAEGSGTRAEGFASHAEGCDTIASGECSHAEGNGTDTNNRVNAHIMGRSGQAIEDNSWHLVNGTLMALINGNTGDACFAGQITSGGGCDFAELFETWDGKPIDVGYFVTTEGDRIRKATDKDNYILGVTSGFPAVLGGSGYEWNKRCMTDKWGQVLYEEVTIPAEKDENGKIISPERIEKRQKLNPEYDPDKQYIPRSERPEWVAVGLTGQLLVRDDGTSEVNGFCRPNTEGIATTAQSGYKVLKRTDEDQILIIVASPMQF from the coding sequence ATGGATAGTAAAAATTGTAATCGTGAAGCAACAGGAGGTTGCGCCACAGCGTTAGGTAGAAATACGATGGCGAGTGGTGACAACTCTCTTGCTGAAGGTAGAAGTACGATATCAGATGGGGAAAATTCTCATTCGGAAGGAAGAAGTACAATAGCTGATGGGAACGCTTCCCATGCGGAAGGAGAAGGGACTCAGGCGAAAGGATTGGCTGCTCATTCGGAGGGAATAGATACGATAGCCAGTGGGGACGCTTCTCATTCAGAAGGAAGAAACACTGTAGCACAAGGGAATAATTCCCATGCGGAAGGAGAAGGAACCCAGGCGATTGGAACAGCTTCTCATGCGGAAGGAACAAGTTCAATAGCGAAAGGATTACAAACGCATGCCGAAGGAGATTGTACAACGGCATCAGGAAGCTTTTCTCATGCAGAAGGAACTCAAACGGATGCTGAAGGTGAAGCTTCCCACTCAGAAGGGAGAAATACGGAAGCCACAGGGGACAATGCTCATGCCCAAAATCGAGATACCGTAGCACAAGGGGACAATTCGACCTCTGAAGGCTTAGGTTCAGTTGCTAGAGGATTAAACAGTCATTCGGAAGGATATATTACACAGGCGGATGGAGAAAATGCGCATTCGGAAGGACAGAACACGAAAGCGACAGGACTTAATTCTCATGCGGAGGGAAGAGACACCCTTGCCCAAGGAGATAATTCCCATGCGGAAGGAGAAGGATCAATTGCCATTGGTACCGGTGCTCATGCGGAAGGAACAGATACAGTTGCTTCTGGTGAACAGGCTCATGCGGAAGGTCGACTTACAGTAGCCAGCGGTGATTTTTCTCATGCCCAAAATGATGGAACTGTAGCCGCTGGATTTGCTTCTCATGCGGAAGGCTGCAATACGAGAGCTGAAGGAATAGCCGCCCATGCAGAATGCAACGCCACACTTGCTGGCGGAGACTTTTCCCATGCGGAAGGAACACTTACACAAGCTACGGGGGAAAGCTCTTACGCTGAAGGAAGTGACACCCTTGCCGAAGGAGATGAATCCCACGCGGAAGGATTTTTCTCGCAAGCCATTGGGCAAAGCTCTCACGCTGAAGGAAGAAACACCCTTGCCCAAGGAAATAACTCCCACTCGGAAGGAGATAGAACCGAAGCAACAGGTAACGCTGCTCATGCAGAGGGAACAAATACCCTTGCCCAAGGAGACAATTCCCATGCCGAAGGGTCTGACACTAGAGCGGAAGGTTCTTCGTCTCATGCGGAAGGAAGCAATACGGTAGCTGAAGGGTTAGGCTCTCATGCGGAAGGCTGTAATACGGTAGCTTTAGGAGATTGTTCTCACGCGGAAGGATCTGGCACTAGAGCGGAAGGTTTTGCGTCTCATGCTGAGGGTTGTGATACGATTGCTTCAGGTGAATGCTCTCATGCGGAAGGAAATGGTACAGATACAAACAATAGAGTAAATGCGCATATTATGGGGCGTTCAGGTCAAGCGATTGAAGATAACTCTTGGCATTTAGTGAATGGAACATTGATGGCATTGATTAACGGAAATACGGGGGATGCCTGTTTTGCTGGACAGATTACTTCCGGTGGAGGGTGTGATTTTGCTGAATTGTTTGAAACGTGGGATGGCAAACCCATTGATGTCGGATATTTTGTCACAACAGAAGGGGATAGAATAAGAAAAGCAACTGATAAAGATAATTATATCTTAGGTGTAACAAGTGGCTTCCCTGCTGTCTTAGGAGGTTCGGGTTATGAATGGAATAAGCGATGTATGACGGATAAGTGGGGTCAGGTACTATATGAAGAAGTCACCATCCCTGCGGAAAAAGATGAGAACGGCAAAATTATTTCGCCTGAGCGAATTGAAAAAAGACAAAAGCTAAATCCAGAATATGATCCTGATAAACAGTATATTCCACGATCAGAAAGACCTGAATGGGTAGCTGTTGGATTAACGGGGCAATTATTAGTAAGAGACGATGGAACAAGTGAAGTGAACGGGTTTTGCAGACCTAACACTGAAGGGATTGCTACAACAGCTCAAAGTGGTTATAAAGTGTTAAAACGGACAGATGAAGATCAAATTTTAATTATTGTAGCAAGTCCTATGCAATTTTAA
- a CDS encoding TetR/AcrR family transcriptional regulator, with translation MNDELKKAANISKKRETIMDGAIKAFVIEGYEKASMDRIAYHAEVSKRTVYNHFANKDDLFQAVFKRLLSEQELLKNITYDPDKTLEEQLALFADAEIFLINDPSRLALCKVLTTVFIQDSQLAMETKSKYGPPHTNLVNWLKSADEDGRMEIPDPRVAAQIFHSMIEGALTWPALFQSCQTEKQLKPLKEEMIKTYLCRFGINHL, from the coding sequence ATGAATGATGAATTAAAAAAAGCAGCAAACATTTCTAAAAAGCGTGAAACTATTATGGATGGAGCAATCAAAGCCTTTGTGATAGAAGGATACGAAAAGGCATCTATGGATCGAATTGCTTATCATGCAGAAGTTTCAAAACGAACGGTTTATAATCATTTTGCCAATAAGGATGATCTATTCCAAGCCGTTTTTAAAAGATTGCTATCTGAACAGGAATTATTAAAAAATATCACTTATGATCCTGATAAAACTTTAGAAGAGCAGCTTGCCCTTTTTGCTGATGCAGAAATATTTCTAATTAACGATCCAAGTAGACTAGCATTATGCAAGGTGCTTACTACTGTATTTATTCAAGACTCCCAGTTGGCTATGGAAACAAAATCTAAGTATGGTCCACCTCATACCAATCTCGTAAATTGGTTAAAATCAGCAGATGAAGATGGACGGATGGAGATCCCCGATCCACGTGTGGCTGCTCAAATCTTCCATTCCATGATCGAAGGGGCTTTAACCTGGCCAGCGCTCTTCCAGTCATGTCAGACTGAGAAACAGTTAAAACCTTTAAAAGAGGAAATGATAAAAACATATTTGTGCAGATTTGGGATAAACCACCTTTGA
- a CDS encoding NAD(P)-dependent alcohol dehydrogenase, whose amino-acid sequence MKAIVFTKYGSSDVLQLKEVEKPSPKENEVLVKVDASSANPLDWRLMRAKPYLARLANGLLKPKNTRLGADIAGRVEAVGSNVTQFKVGDEVFGEKFETGLGGFAEYVSVPESALAMKPSNLSFKAAAAVPLAALTALQGLRNEGQIQSGQKVLINGASGGVGTFAVQIAKAIGTEVTGVCSTRNLDMVRSIGADHVIDYTREDFTRNGKKYDLIFDAVGNHSVSDLERALKEKGNCAVAGFTNMARLFEISWKGGRVSKAGNKKIGMMKTVHTNKEDLLFLKDLLETEKVVPVIDRYYSLSEAAKALTYLETGRARGKVIITVA is encoded by the coding sequence ATGAAAGCCATTGTATTCACAAAATATGGATCATCGGATGTTCTTCAACTTAAGGAAGTCGAAAAACCCAGTCCAAAAGAAAATGAAGTGCTGGTAAAAGTTGATGCATCTTCCGCAAATCCACTTGATTGGCGTTTGATGAGAGCTAAGCCATACTTAGCTCGTTTGGCTAATGGACTTTTAAAACCTAAAAATACACGACTTGGAGCAGACATCGCAGGACGGGTTGAAGCAGTTGGCAGCAATGTAACACAATTTAAAGTTGGTGATGAAGTATTTGGGGAGAAATTCGAGACAGGATTAGGAGGCTTTGCCGAGTATGTATCTGTTCCTGAAAGTGCGTTGGCAATGAAACCTAGTAACCTGTCCTTTAAGGCAGCCGCCGCCGTCCCATTAGCAGCCCTCACCGCTTTGCAAGGTCTTCGAAACGAAGGGCAAATTCAATCAGGACAGAAGGTTTTGATTAATGGTGCATCTGGAGGAGTGGGTACATTTGCGGTACAGATTGCAAAAGCAATCGGGACTGAAGTTACCGGAGTGTGCAGTACGCGAAATTTAGATATGGTTCGCTCAATTGGGGCAGATCATGTTATTGATTATACGAGGGAAGATTTCACTAGAAACGGTAAGAAATATGATCTAATTTTTGATGCTGTAGGAAATCACTCGGTTTCAGACTTAGAAAGAGCATTAAAAGAAAAAGGAAATTGTGCCGTAGCTGGATTTACGAACATGGCTCGTTTATTTGAGATTTCATGGAAAGGAGGAAGGGTTTCCAAAGCTGGCAATAAGAAAATAGGTATGATGAAAACTGTCCACACTAACAAAGAAGATTTACTTTTTCTAAAAGATTTACTTGAAACAGAAAAAGTTGTACCAGTCATAGATAGATATTATTCCTTAAGTGAAGCTGCCAAAGCACTAACATATCTTGAAACTGGGCGCGCAAGAGGAAAAGTAATCATAACCGTAGCGTAA
- a CDS encoding Vps62-related protein, with protein sequence MKKILVLILTLAMIFTNSMAISAEELTNDEKLEILTKFAPRIWMDENERYFPSSVEWMFPYVERYIPSGKNNYWLKSKETLSSPSDRLSYFNGNLDSAKIYSYWVDKENGVTDITYWVFYPYNRGKSVIDTIWGNHVGDWEHISIRLNESYEPVQIYLPSHNFGELYSWNEIQKVENTHPIVYSAWGSHGHWKDPGVHTYKDLWILGKLQDITSAGTAWDTWNSVEAYDYKQKEGLSGQDWPLWMYDDFTYTVPGMDPSDPASGAIYRWGNEADGCDFEFIAGECRLNNGPSGVVNRSIFTTPDLK encoded by the coding sequence ATGAAAAAAATATTGGTTCTCATCTTAACGTTAGCAATGATTTTTACTAATTCAATGGCTATTTCGGCAGAAGAATTGACAAATGATGAAAAATTAGAAATATTGACAAAGTTCGCACCTAGAATATGGATGGATGAGAATGAAAGATATTTCCCTTCTTCTGTTGAATGGATGTTTCCGTATGTTGAGAGATATATTCCCTCTGGTAAAAATAATTACTGGCTAAAGTCGAAAGAAACATTATCCAGTCCTTCAGACCGGCTTAGTTATTTTAATGGTAATTTAGATTCTGCTAAGATATATTCTTATTGGGTCGATAAAGAGAATGGTGTGACGGATATTACCTATTGGGTTTTCTACCCATACAATAGAGGGAAATCTGTAATCGATACAATTTGGGGTAACCATGTTGGTGATTGGGAGCATATTTCTATAAGATTGAATGAGTCTTACGAGCCGGTGCAAATTTATCTTCCATCTCATAACTTTGGAGAACTATACTCTTGGAATGAAATTCAAAAGGTTGAGAATACTCACCCTATAGTCTATTCCGCATGGGGATCACATGGACATTGGAAAGACCCTGGTGTACATACGTATAAAGATTTATGGATTTTAGGAAAATTACAAGATATCACTAGTGCAGGAACTGCTTGGGATACTTGGAATAGTGTTGAAGCGTATGATTATAAACAAAAAGAAGGTTTATCAGGACAAGATTGGCCATTATGGATGTATGATGATTTTACTTATACAGTACCAGGTATGGACCCTTCAGATCCAGCAAGTGGTGCTATATACAGATGGGGAAATGAAGCTGATGGTTGTGATTTTGAATTTATAGCTGGAGAGTGCCGTTTAAATAATGGTCCTAGTGGTGTTGTAAATAGGAGTATATTTACTACACCAGATTTAAAATAA
- a CDS encoding amino acid adenylation domain-containing protein, whose protein sequence is MWHRFQKFRKEDGMGTTIDYWDQELADIPSHFELIIDSKKSLNNWVSNVSSKSRILEEKEKLIYNYCERFDLNINEVFLSAYYILLYRMSDEKDIIVGVNGESNLLPVRIKINSNLNFHQFIIEVASKLKQVKDSASIYSVKYLRDSNIYSSFNADKTIFCTKMDWFVSIDKYIMVDINYNESFVNSRSMYKLVRHYEKLLVELLSNPTTAIGDVEILLEDDKQTYQIMNNTETDIDNFKTIIDMFNHTVRNYPLDLALSADGIQYTYKELDIQINKVANTLIKQNIRKGDFVSILMGRSVETVVSLMAVMKIGAIYVPLDPKHPKDRNLYIISDSHSNYVITTYEYATLVKDMFKNGTQQVLYYEDCTNTNPTDIEYIGNPDNVAYVIYTSGSTGKPKGTLIRHKGLMNLCPSIRDTFNLSSSDILLQFASFSFDASIYEMFGAFYCGAHLHLINDEERISIEAFANIVDRMSITCIPLIPTIFFNQLATHLSDSGVAKFKSVRTISTGGEALTSEIAKSFMNRFGPDLRVVNLYGPTECTAVTSSYEVRTDTIKGLSIVPIGRPYKNYEMYIVNEHSQPCPLYVPGEILIKSVGVANGYLNQPEKTREAFIDDPFDPSSDKRFYKTGDIGRLLPGGNIEYISRKDSQIKIRGFRVEIGEIEDSISRHEKVQDIAVIVKSNGNKGKVLIAYYTTTNKIPISVSKLKEFLSDSIPQYMIPHHICFLKEIPISPTGKIDRKVLNSFDFHDYLEDNKDMVAPTTSIEKKVWRAWRNGLDIEDISITDHFFEIGGDSLSIMQILVILKPDFPNIKISDFYQYPTIQELSNRIEETRNGEILLDQYDNNKEIRHLIPYPETLQGEDISLEGVSTTQDILLTGATGYLGSHILYNFLKNSSARLYCLLRDGDKSRLTSVLNSYFDDITNHDIQRIQVIKGDLSKPRLALNESEYAYLRRIINNVVHCGAEVKHHGDHEHFNKANVMSTVMLLDLIQLSPNVQFHYISTLGIPEDLALSGRYNIFPFDPTIVLENVYTNSKLKSEIQVNMRSNNIPSAIYRMGNLVGNSINGKFQVNINNNAFYRMLKAMMLLGKAPKANWYVDLTPIDYASKYIVRSIEKGESINKLLHVCNPIHITYNQMVEYLVDYGYNIQLLEKEEYSRWLFNEEEKDQEGLQLAMAQLEGDGAKDSNYKFISSESNIDCHEPNREFFYKLINYAVSIGYFPEV, encoded by the coding sequence ATGTGGCATAGATTTCAAAAGTTTAGAAAGGAGGATGGCATGGGCACAACTATAGATTACTGGGATCAGGAGTTAGCTGACATACCATCACATTTTGAATTAATAATTGATAGTAAAAAGAGCCTCAACAATTGGGTTTCAAACGTATCATCTAAATCAAGAATTTTAGAGGAAAAGGAGAAATTAATATACAATTATTGTGAGAGATTTGATTTAAACATTAATGAGGTCTTCTTATCAGCTTATTATATACTGCTATATCGAATGTCAGATGAAAAAGACATCATAGTAGGGGTAAATGGAGAAAGTAATTTATTACCAGTGAGAATAAAGATCAATAGTAATCTTAATTTCCATCAATTTATAATTGAAGTAGCTAGCAAACTAAAGCAAGTCAAAGATAGTGCGAGTATATACTCAGTTAAATACTTGCGGGATTCTAATATATACTCTTCATTTAATGCAGATAAGACTATCTTTTGTACCAAAATGGATTGGTTTGTTTCAATTGATAAATATATTATGGTAGATATTAATTACAATGAAAGTTTTGTAAATAGTAGGTCTATGTACAAGTTAGTTAGGCATTATGAAAAATTATTAGTAGAATTGTTAAGTAATCCTACCACCGCAATTGGAGATGTAGAAATCTTACTAGAAGATGATAAACAAACATACCAGATCATGAATAATACCGAAACAGATATAGACAATTTCAAGACCATTATTGATATGTTTAATCATACTGTGAGGAATTATCCCCTCGACCTTGCCCTCTCTGCAGATGGTATCCAATATACGTATAAAGAATTAGATATACAGATAAATAAAGTAGCTAATACTCTCATTAAGCAAAATATTCGAAAGGGAGATTTTGTCTCTATTTTAATGGGAAGAAGTGTTGAGACAGTAGTTAGTCTCATGGCAGTCATGAAGATTGGAGCGATTTATGTTCCTTTAGACCCAAAGCATCCTAAGGATAGAAATCTATATATCATATCAGATTCCCACTCTAATTATGTGATTACAACTTATGAATATGCCACATTAGTAAAGGATATGTTTAAGAATGGTACGCAACAGGTACTGTATTATGAAGATTGTACCAATACTAATCCCACAGACATTGAATATATAGGAAACCCGGATAATGTAGCATATGTTATCTATACATCTGGTTCTACAGGTAAGCCAAAAGGTACATTGATTAGACACAAGGGATTAATGAACCTATGTCCATCTATTAGAGATACTTTTAATTTATCATCATCGGATATACTCTTACAATTTGCCAGTTTTAGCTTTGATGCTTCCATTTATGAAATGTTTGGTGCATTCTATTGTGGAGCACATTTACATTTAATAAACGATGAGGAACGTATATCTATTGAGGCATTTGCTAATATCGTAGATAGAATGAGTATTACCTGTATTCCTTTAATACCTACTATTTTCTTCAACCAATTAGCCACTCATCTATCTGATTCTGGTGTAGCCAAATTTAAATCAGTGCGTACTATTAGTACTGGGGGAGAGGCATTAACTAGCGAAATAGCAAAATCATTTATGAATAGATTCGGTCCAGATCTAAGGGTCGTAAATCTGTACGGACCAACAGAATGTACAGCAGTAACTTCTTCTTATGAGGTTAGAACGGATACGATTAAGGGGTTATCCATAGTTCCGATAGGAAGACCATATAAGAATTACGAGATGTACATTGTTAATGAGCATAGTCAGCCCTGCCCATTATACGTCCCTGGGGAAATTTTAATAAAATCTGTAGGTGTGGCAAATGGTTACCTAAATCAGCCTGAAAAGACGAGAGAGGCATTTATAGATGATCCTTTTGATCCCTCATCCGATAAACGATTTTATAAAACGGGGGATATTGGCCGATTGCTGCCTGGAGGCAATATCGAGTATATATCTAGGAAGGATTCACAAATTAAAATTAGAGGTTTTCGAGTAGAAATAGGGGAAATAGAAGATAGTATTTCAAGACATGAAAAGGTACAAGATATAGCCGTGATAGTCAAGTCAAATGGGAACAAAGGGAAAGTATTGATAGCCTATTATACTACTACAAATAAAATACCCATATCTGTTTCGAAATTAAAGGAATTCTTATCTGATTCAATTCCGCAGTATATGATTCCTCATCATATTTGTTTTCTAAAAGAAATACCTATATCGCCAACTGGAAAAATAGATAGGAAGGTATTAAACTCTTTCGATTTTCATGATTATTTAGAAGATAATAAAGATATGGTAGCCCCAACCACAAGCATTGAAAAGAAGGTATGGAGAGCTTGGAGAAATGGTCTCGATATTGAAGATATTAGTATCACTGATCATTTTTTCGAAATAGGCGGAGATTCACTTTCTATTATGCAGATCTTAGTTATATTGAAACCTGATTTTCCTAACATCAAGATAAGTGACTTTTATCAATATCCTACTATACAGGAATTATCAAATCGAATAGAAGAGACTAGAAACGGGGAAATCTTACTGGATCAATATGATAATAATAAGGAAATAAGGCATCTGATACCCTATCCCGAAACATTGCAAGGGGAAGATATTTCTCTAGAGGGAGTATCAACTACTCAAGATATCTTACTCACAGGAGCTACTGGTTATCTAGGCTCACATATACTGTACAATTTCCTAAAGAATAGTAGTGCTAGATTATACTGTTTGTTGCGGGATGGAGATAAAAGTCGTTTGACCTCAGTATTGAATTCATACTTCGATGATATAACTAATCATGATATTCAAAGAATTCAAGTAATAAAAGGAGATCTATCCAAACCTAGATTAGCACTAAATGAAAGTGAATATGCTTATTTACGGAGGATAATAAATAACGTAGTCCATTGTGGTGCAGAAGTAAAACATCATGGGGATCATGAGCATTTCAATAAAGCAAATGTAATGAGTACTGTCATGCTGCTAGATCTAATTCAATTATCACCAAATGTTCAATTCCATTATATCTCTACTTTAGGTATTCCTGAAGATCTAGCTTTGAGTGGTAGATATAATATATTCCCATTTGATCCTACAATAGTACTAGAGAATGTCTATACAAATAGTAAATTAAAATCAGAAATACAAGTGAATATGAGAAGCAATAACATACCAAGTGCCATTTACCGTATGGGGAATTTGGTGGGCAACTCTATAAATGGGAAATTTCAGGTGAATATCAATAACAATGCATTCTATAGGATGTTAAAGGCAATGATGCTATTAGGTAAAGCACCAAAAGCCAACTGGTATGTTGATCTAACACCCATAGATTATGCCAGCAAATATATTGTTAGGTCTATAGAGAAGGGGGAATCAATTAATAAACTCCTCCACGTCTGCAATCCTATACATATCACTTATAATCAGATGGTAGAATACTTAGTAGATTACGGTTATAATATACAATTATTAGAAAAAGAAGAGTATTCTAGATGGTTATTTAACGAAGAAGAAAAAGATCAAGAAGGGCTTCAGCTTGCTATGGCTCAATTAGAAGGTGATGGAGCTAAAGATTCTAATTATAAATTTATTAGTAGTGAGAGTAATATCGATTGCCACGAGCCAAATAGGGAGTTTTTCTATAAATTGATCAATTATGCAGTGTCAATAGGTTATTTTCCTGAAGTTTAA
- a CDS encoding right-handed parallel beta-helix repeat-containing protein encodes MTVRNVPTVEFPTINDALDASQPYDTIRVGEGNFSEFLNINVEGLRLIGEGKGKTILDGQDFGLTDGIIIGESFITIQNLTVQNFKGTGICIDTSNSIIHRVQILNNGSHGIDITTFRNLVMECEINGNVENGIVVARNNNNIIQCKMIYNLNGVLLDDNNNLIYCCLAHINKQDGFNVSGRENYIISSAATDNKGNGINDNNEDFNFYAMNKALGNSGNGFVIGIFATVFDNISKENGLDGILATGDDARIIKNLVIGNKGNGIRMEDEDSVVDRNTVINNTLAGISITGDNIAIRSNCIKGNSPDIIVEGGVVGCTFADNDCETSMPLGICKRNDAINVQEGESIQQAVEDAQSGYLINVSKGLFHEQINIPSDKDRLRIVGSGMCNTIIDGTNLAGNGMTIESERNSIENLTVQHFGANGILINSEENTFDRVQSKNNTGDGFQINVTQTLFNQCDAIINGSNGFHSLLVPSDLNYIIKCNAVHNGKNGFIADNSDDNLFLCNTSKQNGMDGFNLLSDHSLCIGNWVFENKGNGFIILDSCLMLNNRTTGNLLNGFSLIENDNIIWGNVCNKNNQNGIELNDCDDRLIKNSCQFNKGNGIQLNLSFSIGSIIDHNCIENNLKAGIIVVEPTADNFGIRSNCLSGNDPDLQNNSQSTDNIAIDENKCNSSIPDGLCEKSCKQKKFFKR; translated from the coding sequence ATGACCGTACGGAACGTTCCAACTGTTGAATTTCCTACAATTAATGATGCGTTAGATGCCTCTCAGCCATACGATACCATTAGAGTAGGAGAAGGAAACTTTTCCGAATTTCTTAATATTAATGTGGAAGGTCTTCGACTAATCGGAGAGGGCAAAGGAAAAACAATCCTTGATGGACAAGACTTTGGGTTAACTGATGGCATTATAATTGGTGAAAGTTTTATTACCATTCAAAACTTAACGGTACAGAACTTTAAAGGTACTGGTATTTGTATAGATACATCCAATAGTATTATTCATAGAGTTCAAATTTTAAATAATGGAAGCCATGGCATTGATATTACCACTTTTAGAAATCTAGTTATGGAATGTGAAATCAATGGCAATGTTGAGAATGGTATTGTCGTTGCAAGAAATAATAATAATATCATCCAATGTAAAATGATTTATAATTTAAATGGGGTATTATTAGATGATAATAATAATTTAATCTACTGTTGTTTAGCGCATATAAACAAACAAGATGGATTTAATGTAAGTGGACGTGAAAATTATATTATTTCAAGTGCTGCTACAGATAATAAAGGCAATGGGATTAATGATAATAATGAGGATTTTAATTTTTATGCTATGAACAAGGCATTAGGAAATTCAGGAAATGGATTTGTAATAGGTATTTTTGCAACTGTGTTTGATAATATAAGCAAAGAAAATGGTTTGGATGGTATTTTAGCAACCGGTGATGATGCAAGAATTATTAAAAATCTTGTCATTGGAAATAAAGGGAATGGAATTCGAATGGAAGATGAGGACTCTGTGGTTGATCGAAACACTGTAATAAACAATACCCTTGCTGGTATCAGCATCACTGGGGATAATATAGCTATTCGCTCAAATTGTATAAAAGGAAACTCACCTGACATCATTGTTGAGGGAGGAGTTGTAGGTTGTACATTTGCAGACAATGATTGTGAAACAAGTATGCCTTTAGGAATATGTAAAAGGAATGACGCCATCAATGTACAAGAAGGCGAATCCATTCAACAAGCTGTAGAAGATGCACAAAGTGGTTATTTAATCAATGTTAGTAAGGGTTTATTTCATGAACAAATTAATATTCCTAGTGATAAAGATCGCCTTAGAATTGTTGGATCAGGTATGTGCAATACGATCATAGATGGTACTAATCTAGCAGGGAACGGCATGACAATTGAAAGTGAACGAAATTCGATCGAAAATCTGACTGTTCAACATTTTGGAGCTAACGGAATACTTATAAATAGTGAAGAGAACACATTTGATAGAGTTCAATCCAAAAATAATACAGGAGATGGATTTCAAATTAATGTAACCCAAACTCTCTTCAATCAATGTGACGCAATTATAAATGGAAGCAATGGATTTCATTCTCTTCTGGTTCCAAGTGATCTAAATTATATCATAAAATGTAATGCCGTTCATAATGGGAAAAATGGGTTTATAGCAGATAATAGTGATGACAATTTATTTTTATGTAATACATCAAAGCAGAATGGAATGGACGGTTTTAATTTATTAAGTGATCATAGTTTGTGTATTGGAAATTGGGTTTTTGAAAATAAAGGAAATGGATTTATTATACTCGATAGTTGCTTAATGTTAAACAACAGAACCACTGGAAACTTATTAAATGGATTTAGTTTGATTGAGAATGATAACATAATTTGGGGAAACGTTTGTAACAAAAATAATCAGAATGGTATTGAATTAAACGATTGTGACGATAGATTGATTAAAAATAGTTGTCAATTTAATAAAGGTAATGGAATTCAACTAAATCTCTCCTTCTCGATTGGTAGTATTATAGATCACAACTGTATAGAAAACAATCTTAAAGCTGGGATCATCGTAGTAGAACCTACTGCTGATAATTTTGGCATCCGCTCTAACTGTTTATCCGGCAATGACCCAGACCTTCAAAACAACTCCCAATCTACTGATAATATTGCGATAGATGAAAACAAATGTAATTCAAGTATTCCAGATGGGCTTTGTGAAAAATCCTGTAAGCAGAAGAAATTCTTTAAAAGATAA